A single window of Flavobacterium sp. 140616W15 DNA harbors:
- a CDS encoding biopolymer transporter ExbD, with amino-acid sequence MAELNTGDGGGGKGGKVRSKKQNAKVDLTAMVDLAFLLITFFMLTTTLSKPQSMSLGLPDKEDTKIDQKIKVDENRTMTLMLGADNKLTYYMGLLETPIAGPKEIAYGKDGIRKELLSRKKSVLEYSAGIGKPKNGIIVIIKPTKKSTYKNLVDILDEMAITGVETYAIVNEFSPEEAKLVDKK; translated from the coding sequence ATGGCTGAATTAAATACCGGCGACGGTGGAGGCGGGAAAGGTGGTAAAGTAAGAAGTAAAAAGCAAAACGCAAAAGTAGATTTAACTGCGATGGTGGATTTAGCTTTCTTATTGATCACATTCTTTATGCTTACCACAACGTTGTCAAAGCCTCAATCGATGAGCTTGGGGTTGCCAGATAAAGAGGATACAAAGATAGATCAAAAAATTAAAGTTGATGAGAATCGTACTATGACTCTAATGTTAGGTGCTGATAATAAGTTAACTTATTATATGGGATTGCTTGAAACTCCTATCGCTGGACCTAAAGAAATTGCTTACGGTAAAGACGGGATTCGTAAAGAATTGTTAAGCAGAAAAAAATCTGTATTAGAATATTCTGCTGGAATTGGGAAACCAAAAAACGGTATTATTGTGATCATTAAACCGACTAAAAAATCTACCTACAAAAATTTGGTTGATATCTTGGATGAAATGGCTATTACTGGTGTAGAAACCTATGCAATTGTTAATGAGTTTTCACCAGAGGAAGCAAAATTGGTAGATAAAAAATAA
- a CDS encoding biopolymer transporter ExbD → MAKIKMKKKSMSTDMTAMCDVAFLLLTFFILTATAKVPEALPVDTPSSTVQTKLPETDLATITIGKGKVFFDLKGREVRKRTLELMSEKYGVAFTDDDKTEFSLMEGFGVPITNLKEIIEMKAADRSKAGQPGIPKDSLDNQLKEWIYNARIANIEIADKELQFAIKGDAKEEYPAIRKVMDILQDQKINTFNLVTGLRGKDF, encoded by the coding sequence ATGGCAAAAATAAAAATGAAAAAAAAGTCAATGTCTACGGACATGACTGCCATGTGTGATGTTGCGTTTCTTTTGTTGACATTCTTTATTTTGACTGCTACTGCAAAAGTGCCTGAGGCACTTCCTGTAGACACGCCTTCATCTACTGTGCAAACTAAATTACCTGAAACGGATTTAGCGACTATTACAATAGGAAAAGGAAAAGTATTTTTTGATTTAAAAGGAAGAGAAGTTCGTAAAAGAACTTTGGAGCTTATGTCAGAAAAATATGGTGTTGCTTTTACTGATGATGATAAAACTGAATTCTCTTTGATGGAAGGATTTGGAGTTCCGATTACAAATCTGAAAGAAATCATAGAAATGAAAGCGGCTGATAGAAGTAAAGCTGGTCAACCTGGTATTCCTAAAGATTCTTTAGATAATCAGTTAAAAGAATGGATTTACAATGCGCGTATTGCAAATATTGAAATTGCTGATAAAGAATTACAATTCGCTATAAAAGGTGATGCAAAGGAAGAATATCCTGCAATTCGTAAAGTGATGGATATCCTGCAAGATCAAAAAATCAATACCTTTAACTTGGTTACTGGTTTGAGAGGAAAAGACTTTTAA
- the queA gene encoding tRNA preQ1(34) S-adenosylmethionine ribosyltransferase-isomerase QueA, whose product MKLSHFQFNLPKELLAEFPAENRDESRLMVIDRKKQTIEHKMFKDVINYFDDGDVLILNNTKVFPARLYGNKEKTGARIEVFLLRELNSEQRLWDVLVDPARKIRIGNKLYFGDDDSLVAEVIDNTTSRGRTLRFLYDGSYEEFRNKLTELGETPIPKYISRDVTPEDAERYQTIYAKEEGAVAAPTAGLHFSKHLLKKLEIKGIKFAEVTLHVGLGTFNPVEVEDLSKHKMDSEELIITPEACEIVNNAKAKKKRICAVGTTSMRAIESSVSSQNTLNPFEGWTNKFIFPPHDFSIANCMITNFHTPKSTLLMMISAFCGHDLMKRAYDEAIKEGYKFYSYGDAMLII is encoded by the coding sequence ATGAAATTATCTCATTTTCAATTTAATTTACCAAAAGAACTTTTAGCTGAATTTCCAGCTGAAAACAGAGATGAATCTCGTTTGATGGTAATTGATCGTAAAAAACAAACTATAGAGCACAAAATGTTCAAAGATGTAATCAATTACTTTGATGATGGTGATGTTCTTATTTTAAATAATACCAAAGTTTTTCCTGCTCGTCTGTACGGGAACAAAGAAAAAACTGGAGCAAGAATTGAAGTTTTCTTATTAAGAGAACTTAATTCAGAGCAACGCCTTTGGGATGTTTTGGTTGATCCAGCTCGTAAAATCCGTATCGGAAATAAATTATACTTTGGTGATGACGATTCGTTGGTTGCTGAGGTAATCGATAATACTACTTCTCGTGGTAGAACATTACGTTTCCTTTATGATGGTTCTTACGAAGAATTCAGAAATAAATTAACAGAACTTGGAGAAACTCCAATTCCTAAATATATCAGTAGAGACGTAACTCCAGAAGATGCTGAAAGATATCAAACGATATACGCTAAAGAAGAAGGAGCTGTTGCAGCACCAACTGCTGGACTGCATTTCTCAAAACACCTTTTGAAAAAACTAGAAATTAAAGGAATAAAATTTGCAGAAGTAACACTTCACGTAGGTTTAGGAACTTTTAATCCTGTTGAGGTTGAAGATTTATCAAAACACAAAATGGATTCAGAAGAGTTAATTATTACTCCAGAAGCTTGTGAAATTGTTAATAATGCAAAAGCAAAGAAAAAACGTATTTGTGCTGTAGGAACAACTTCAATGCGTGCTATTGAAAGTTCTGTTTCATCACAAAATACATTAAATCCTTTTGAAGGGTGGACAAATAAATTTATTTTCCCTCCTCATGATTTTAGTATTGCAAATTGTATGATTACAAATTTCCATACACCAAAATCAACATTATTAATGATGATTTCTGCATTTTGTGGACATGATTTAATGAAAAGAGCATATGATGAAGCTATAAAAGAAGGATATAAATTCTACTCTTATGGTGATGCAATGCTTATTATCTAA
- a CDS encoding penicillin acylase family protein, translating to MKKIKKILFVLFLLLVVLGIGLCTYIFHLKPKYEGEVKLKNIQKETTVYFDDFGVPHIYANSQKEAMTVLGYVHAQDRLWQMELMRRIASGRLSEIFGSVMLKNDKFFSSLGIEEASEKAIAQLDKNSQSYQLTMAYLDGINQYMDEGVTPIEFQLVGVKKQKFTIKDVYNIFGYMSFSFAIAQKTDPLMTDIRNKYGNEYLKDFGLNGELNTTQIRNAKENQEEYAVISKSVASLLEKSPIPPFIGSNSWVIAPQRTKNGKVIFANDPHIGFSQPGTWYEAHIVTPDFELYGCYLAGTPYPLLGHNRDYAYGLTMFENDDIDFYQEEDKQGDSNEYKTPKGYEKYETRKKIIKVKDSSDVVVDVKISRHGPIMNGLIEDLKSSTKPIAMSWVYTQQPIKILDAVYGISHAKNKNDFKKAVSLIAAPGLNVMYGDAKGNVGWWATGTLYKHNKGVNPNFILDGASGKEDIAEYLDFSKNPSAENPKWGYVYSANNQPEAIDGFLYPGYYLPEDRAKRITQLLDAKSDWDKEAVSKMIFDNTTIVAPTVVENLILNVKNESLTANEKQVLSILKDWEGTNNVQDVAPTIYNKWVYVYLKNTFEDELGEENFKNLLETHLVKQIIAKQIQNENSVWWDNILTKNVKETKKDVLIKSFHEAITGLEKQLGTNVQDWKWEKVHTVEYHHPLGQVAALRGIFNAGPFAVSGSSEVINNQFFDFTDKGIYDIKGGPSTRRVVDFSDIENSWSILPTGQSGNPFSKHYTDQAELYNAGKFRKMKLNKEEIIKTSTKLIFKPK from the coding sequence ATGAAAAAAATCAAAAAAATACTGTTTGTTTTGTTCTTACTGCTTGTTGTTTTAGGAATAGGTTTGTGTACTTATATTTTTCACTTAAAACCAAAGTATGAGGGAGAAGTAAAACTGAAAAACATTCAAAAAGAGACTACGGTATATTTTGATGATTTTGGAGTACCGCATATTTATGCTAATTCTCAAAAAGAGGCTATGACGGTTTTAGGGTATGTGCACGCTCAGGATCGGTTGTGGCAAATGGAGCTAATGCGTCGCATAGCATCAGGACGATTGTCAGAAATTTTTGGTTCTGTAATGCTAAAAAATGATAAGTTCTTTTCTAGTTTGGGAATAGAAGAAGCATCAGAGAAAGCAATCGCACAATTAGATAAAAATAGTCAGAGTTATCAATTGACAATGGCTTATCTGGATGGAATTAACCAATATATGGATGAAGGAGTAACGCCAATAGAGTTTCAATTGGTTGGCGTGAAAAAACAAAAATTCACTATAAAAGATGTGTACAATATTTTCGGATATATGTCATTTAGTTTTGCAATTGCTCAAAAGACAGATCCCTTAATGACTGATATTCGTAATAAATATGGAAATGAATATTTAAAAGATTTTGGTTTAAATGGCGAATTGAATACTACACAAATAAGAAATGCAAAAGAAAATCAAGAAGAGTATGCTGTAATTTCAAAATCGGTTGCTTCGCTTCTTGAAAAATCTCCAATTCCACCATTTATAGGAAGTAATAGTTGGGTAATAGCTCCACAGAGAACAAAAAATGGTAAAGTTATTTTTGCTAATGATCCCCATATTGGGTTTTCACAGCCAGGAACATGGTACGAGGCTCATATAGTAACCCCAGATTTTGAACTGTATGGCTGTTATTTGGCAGGAACACCATATCCTTTATTAGGGCATAATAGAGATTATGCTTATGGATTAACAATGTTTGAAAACGATGATATTGACTTTTATCAAGAAGAAGATAAGCAGGGAGATTCTAATGAGTATAAGACACCAAAGGGTTATGAAAAATATGAGACCAGAAAGAAAATTATAAAAGTAAAAGATTCATCAGATGTTGTTGTAGATGTCAAGATAAGCCGACATGGGCCTATTATGAATGGATTAATAGAAGATTTAAAGAGTAGCACTAAGCCAATAGCGATGTCTTGGGTATACACACAACAGCCAATAAAAATTCTAGATGCTGTTTATGGGATTTCGCATGCTAAAAATAAAAATGATTTTAAGAAGGCAGTCAGTCTTATTGCTGCGCCTGGATTAAATGTGATGTATGGAGATGCAAAAGGGAATGTAGGCTGGTGGGCAACAGGAACGTTATACAAACATAATAAAGGAGTAAATCCTAATTTTATTCTAGATGGAGCAAGTGGTAAAGAGGATATTGCTGAATATTTAGATTTTTCTAAAAATCCATCAGCAGAGAATCCAAAATGGGGTTATGTGTATTCGGCAAATAACCAACCAGAAGCCATCGATGGATTTTTATATCCAGGATATTATTTACCCGAAGATCGTGCTAAAAGAATTACACAATTGCTCGATGCAAAATCGGATTGGGATAAAGAAGCGGTTAGTAAAATGATTTTTGATAATACTACAATAGTTGCTCCAACGGTAGTCGAGAATTTAATTTTGAATGTTAAAAATGAATCGCTTACAGCAAATGAAAAACAGGTGCTTTCTATTCTTAAAGATTGGGAAGGAACTAATAATGTACAAGATGTAGCGCCTACGATTTATAATAAATGGGTGTATGTGTATTTGAAAAATACTTTTGAGGATGAATTGGGAGAAGAAAATTTTAAAAATTTATTGGAGACCCATCTTGTAAAACAAATTATAGCAAAACAAATACAAAATGAAAATTCAGTTTGGTGGGATAATATATTGACTAAAAATGTAAAAGAAACGAAGAAAGATGTTTTAATAAAATCATTTCATGAAGCAATAACAGGACTTGAAAAACAATTAGGGACTAATGTTCAAGATTGGAAATGGGAAAAGGTACATACAGTAGAGTATCACCATCCATTAGGACAAGTGGCTGCTTTGCGAGGAATTTTTAATGCAGGGCCTTTTGCGGTTTCGGGATCGTCAGAGGTAATTAATAATCAGTTTTTTGATTTTACAGACAAAGGGATTTATGATATAAAGGGCGGTCCATCGACAAGAAGAGTTGTTGATTTTTCGGATATAGAGAATAGTTGGAGTATTTTGCCAACAGGACAATCTGGAAATCCGTTTAGTAAACATTATACAGATCAAGCAGAACTTTATAATGCAGGAAAGTTTCGAAAAATGAAATTAAATAAAGAAGAAATTATAAAAACATCTACCAAGTTAATTTTTAAACCTAAATAA
- a CDS encoding helicase HerA-like domain-containing protein yields MSQKDEFIQNINDGYQTKGESIILGGAIYDGEPLNVHVKIPLKTLNRHGLIAGATGTGKTKTIQVLSEQLSLAGIPVLMMDIKGDFSGIAKEGEEKPFITERHAKIDIPYKTSQFPVELMSLSEQSGVRLRATVSEFGPVLFSRILGLNDTQSGVISVIFKYCDDNKMPLLDLKDIKKVINYITEEGKDEIAASYGKISTATTGTILRKIIELEQQGADIFFGELSFEIDDLMRIDENGKGYVNIIRLTDIQDKPKLFSTFMLSLLAEIYQQMPEKGDVDQPELVIFIDEAHLIFNEASKVLLEQIETIVKLIRSKGVGVYFVTQNPMDVPSGVLAQLGLKIQHALRAFTANDRQAIKKTADNYPTSKYYKTDELLTSLGIGEALVTALNEKGVPTPLVATMMRAPMSRMDVLTESEIQEINQKSKLVKKYSEVIDRESAYEILTKKISDAEQAASSQEEEKSSKKASSEPSTASVVGKSVLKVVTSATFIRGVFGVLSKMFKK; encoded by the coding sequence ATGAGCCAAAAAGACGAATTTATTCAAAATATAAATGATGGTTACCAAACCAAGGGAGAAAGTATTATTCTTGGCGGAGCAATCTATGATGGTGAACCTCTAAATGTACATGTTAAAATACCTTTAAAGACTTTAAATCGTCACGGATTAATCGCTGGTGCTACAGGAACTGGAAAAACAAAGACAATCCAGGTACTATCCGAACAACTTTCTCTTGCTGGAATCCCCGTTTTGATGATGGATATTAAGGGAGATTTTAGTGGTATTGCAAAAGAAGGGGAAGAAAAACCTTTTATTACTGAACGCCATGCTAAAATTGATATCCCATATAAAACATCTCAATTTCCTGTAGAATTAATGAGTCTTTCTGAACAAAGTGGGGTGAGATTACGCGCTACTGTTTCGGAGTTTGGGCCTGTTTTATTTTCTAGAATCCTAGGATTAAACGATACGCAATCGGGTGTTATTTCAGTTATTTTTAAATATTGTGATGATAACAAAATGCCTTTATTAGACTTAAAAGACATTAAAAAGGTCATTAACTATATTACTGAGGAAGGTAAAGATGAAATCGCAGCCAGTTACGGTAAGATATCTACTGCTACAACTGGAACAATCTTAAGAAAGATAATCGAACTTGAACAACAAGGAGCGGATATCTTTTTTGGCGAGTTATCATTCGAAATTGACGACTTGATGCGCATTGACGAAAATGGAAAGGGATATGTAAATATCATTCGTTTAACGGATATTCAGGATAAACCCAAGTTATTCTCGACTTTTATGTTAAGCTTACTTGCTGAGATATACCAACAAATGCCAGAAAAGGGAGATGTCGACCAGCCTGAATTAGTCATTTTTATAGATGAAGCTCATTTAATCTTTAACGAAGCCAGCAAAGTATTACTGGAACAAATTGAGACTATTGTAAAACTTATCCGATCTAAAGGTGTTGGGGTTTATTTTGTAACTCAAAACCCAATGGATGTTCCAAGTGGTGTTTTGGCTCAATTGGGATTAAAAATTCAGCATGCCTTAAGAGCTTTTACTGCTAACGACAGACAGGCCATCAAAAAAACAGCCGACAACTACCCTACCTCTAAATATTATAAAACAGATGAACTACTTACTAGTTTAGGTATAGGAGAAGCTCTTGTTACTGCATTAAACGAAAAAGGGGTTCCAACACCATTGGTAGCAACTATGATGAGAGCTCCTATGAGCAGAATGGACGTACTGACTGAAAGTGAAATCCAGGAAATCAATCAGAAATCTAAATTAGTTAAAAAATATAGTGAAGTAATCGACCGCGAAAGTGCTTACGAAATACTAACCAAAAAAATTAGTGATGCTGAACAAGCAGCAAGCTCACAAGAAGAAGAAAAATCTTCAAAGAAGGCAAGTAGTGAGCCAAGTACTGCAAGTGTCGTTGGTAAATCAGTACTAAAAGTAGTAACAAGTGCTACCTTTATAAGAGGTGTATTTGGTGTTTTATCAAAAATGTTTAAGAAGTAA
- a CDS encoding MotA/TolQ/ExbB proton channel family protein, with protein sequence MANVKVKKESTSNGGGMVSGLIIAACIFVGWCIWNFLMGSPSNFEGGTVEGHPLNILGMVYHGGIIVPILLGMLLMVLVFSIERYTVITKAAGKVNLDKFMKSVQGSIKEGNIDAAIASCDKQQGSVANAIKSALIKYQEVKKEGFNSEEASETIHKEIEEVTSLEMPMLEKNMTIISALVSLGTLGGLLGTVSGMIKAFSALASTGTPDQAALANGISEALVNTATGISTSIFAIIAYNFFTSKIDDLTYSIDEAGTTIVNTYRHFRGSLRQ encoded by the coding sequence ATGGCAAACGTTAAAGTTAAAAAAGAAAGTACTTCAAATGGCGGAGGAATGGTGTCTGGATTGATTATTGCAGCATGTATTTTTGTGGGTTGGTGTATTTGGAATTTCCTAATGGGATCTCCTTCGAATTTTGAAGGTGGTACTGTTGAAGGGCATCCATTAAATATATTAGGTATGGTTTACCATGGAGGTATTATCGTTCCAATTTTGTTAGGTATGTTATTAATGGTTCTTGTGTTTTCTATCGAAAGATATACAGTTATCACTAAAGCAGCTGGAAAAGTAAACTTGGATAAATTTATGAAAAGTGTTCAAGGAAGTATTAAAGAAGGAAACATTGATGCAGCTATCGCTTCATGTGACAAACAACAAGGTTCAGTTGCAAATGCAATTAAATCAGCTTTAATTAAATACCAAGAAGTTAAAAAAGAAGGATTCAATAGTGAAGAAGCTTCAGAAACTATTCACAAAGAAATCGAAGAGGTAACTTCATTAGAAATGCCAATGTTAGAGAAAAACATGACAATTATCTCAGCTTTAGTATCTTTAGGTACATTAGGAGGATTGTTAGGAACAGTATCTGGTATGATTAAAGCATTTAGCGCGTTAGCTTCTACAGGTACTCCTGATCAAGCTGCACTTGCAAATGGTATTTCTGAAGCACTTGTAAATACTGCAACTGGTATTAGTACTTCTATCTTTGCAATTATTGCTTACAACTTCTTTACATCTAAAATTGACGATTTAACTTACTCTATCGATGAGGCAGGTACTACTATCGTTAATACTTACAGACATTTCAGAGGAAGTTTAAGACAATAA
- the kynU gene encoding kynureninase gives MTFENTREFAQKLDSQDILNKYQDEFIFPEVNNKKVIYFTGNSLGLQPKRTKSYVDEVMSDWANLAVEGHFYAEKPWWDYQERFAKPLSKIVGALPSEVTVMNTLTVNLHLLMVSFYRPTATRYKIICEEKAFPSDQYMFQSQVHFHGYKTEDTIVEIKRREGEHNIRLEDILAKIEEVGDELALVLIGGVNYYTGQVFDMKTITAAGQKVGAKVGWDLAHAAGNIKLELHDWNVDFAAWCSYKYMNSGPGNASGCFVHEKHHNNPDLPRFAGWWGHNKERRFKMEPNFDPVHGADGWQISNLPVLSLAPYLASVEMFDEVGMDALIAKRDTITAYLEFILHEIDKEVKGNFEVITPANPKERASQLSVFLHGEGRSLFDYLMKNGAITDWREPNVIRLAPVPLYCSFEDMYEFGQVLKRGILE, from the coding sequence ATGACTTTCGAAAACACCCGCGAATTTGCTCAAAAGCTTGATTCACAAGATATATTAAATAAATATCAGGATGAATTTATTTTTCCTGAAGTGAATAATAAAAAGGTTATTTATTTTACTGGAAATTCTTTAGGATTGCAACCTAAACGTACAAAATCTTACGTTGATGAAGTAATGTCTGATTGGGCAAATCTAGCCGTTGAAGGCCATTTTTATGCTGAAAAACCTTGGTGGGATTATCAGGAACGTTTTGCTAAGCCACTTAGTAAAATTGTAGGAGCTTTGCCAAGTGAAGTTACTGTGATGAATACATTAACAGTTAACCTTCACTTATTGATGGTTTCTTTTTATAGACCAACAGCAACAAGATATAAGATTATTTGTGAAGAAAAAGCATTTCCATCAGATCAATATATGTTTCAAAGTCAGGTACATTTTCATGGCTATAAAACAGAAGATACTATTGTAGAAATTAAGCGTCGTGAAGGAGAGCACAATATCCGATTAGAAGATATTTTGGCAAAAATTGAAGAAGTAGGAGATGAATTGGCTTTGGTATTAATTGGAGGAGTGAATTATTACACAGGGCAAGTTTTTGATATGAAAACGATTACTGCAGCTGGGCAAAAAGTAGGAGCCAAAGTAGGTTGGGATTTAGCACATGCAGCAGGAAATATAAAATTAGAATTGCACGATTGGAATGTTGATTTCGCCGCTTGGTGTAGTTACAAATATATGAACTCAGGGCCAGGAAATGCATCTGGTTGCTTTGTGCACGAAAAACATCACAACAATCCAGATTTGCCACGTTTTGCAGGTTGGTGGGGACATAATAAAGAGCGACGTTTTAAAATGGAACCCAATTTTGATCCAGTTCATGGAGCAGATGGTTGGCAGATAAGTAATTTACCAGTATTATCTTTAGCACCTTACCTAGCATCAGTAGAAATGTTTGATGAAGTAGGAATGGATGCTCTAATTGCAAAAAGAGACACCATAACAGCTTATTTAGAGTTTATTCTACATGAAATAGATAAAGAAGTAAAAGGTAACTTTGAAGTTATTACTCCTGCTAACCCTAAGGAAAGAGCATCACAACTATCTGTGTTTTTGCATGGAGAAGGACGCAGTTTATTTGATTATTTAATGAAAAATGGTGCTATTACTGATTGGCGTGAACCTAACGTTATTCGTTTAGCTCCAGTTCCGTTGTATTGTTCTTTTGAAGATATGTATGAATTTGGACAAGTTTTAAAAAGAGGAATTTTAGAATAA
- a CDS encoding NAD(P)/FAD-dependent oxidoreductase codes for MQTPLKIAVVGSGLVGSLLAIYLKKEGHEVHVYDRSPDIRKINFSGRSINLAMSNRGWKALDGVGVGDAVREIAIPMDKRAIHLVDKLNFQNYGQEGESIYSISRGTLNRKMIDLAENAGAKFFFEQKIWDVTLNDATLHIGETERGEWEEKKYDMVFGADGAFSRIRHRMQRQSMFNYSQEFLNMGYKELNIPANPDATHKLDKNSFHIWPRGEYMLIALPNLDGSFTCTLFMPFEGENSFASLTDRKQVEDFFEKNFPDSIEVIPKLAEDFFNNPTSTLVTMKCFPWTYNDKIALIGDACHAIVPFYGQGMNAGFEDITVLYEMMLKYGDDWKTVFSEYEISRKPNADAIAELSYRNFMEMSTKTADEKFLLQKKIEKAFSDKHPDKWIPLYSRVTFSERPYAEALAIGDFQNTIMEEVLRTDNIENIWNTPEIENKILELLQK; via the coding sequence ATGCAAACTCCACTTAAAATTGCTGTTGTAGGTTCTGGATTAGTTGGCTCATTGTTGGCAATTTACCTTAAAAAGGAAGGACATGAAGTTCATGTTTATGATCGAAGTCCAGATATTCGTAAAATTAATTTTTCAGGGCGATCGATAAATTTAGCGATGTCCAATCGAGGATGGAAAGCGTTAGATGGCGTTGGTGTTGGAGATGCAGTTCGTGAAATTGCAATTCCGATGGATAAACGAGCCATACATTTAGTCGATAAGCTTAATTTTCAGAATTACGGACAAGAAGGCGAAAGTATTTATTCGATTTCTAGAGGAACCTTAAATCGTAAGATGATTGATTTAGCAGAAAATGCAGGAGCTAAATTTTTCTTTGAACAAAAAATATGGGATGTAACTTTAAACGATGCTACATTACATATTGGAGAAACGGAAAGAGGGGAGTGGGAAGAAAAAAAATACGATATGGTTTTTGGAGCCGATGGTGCTTTCTCGAGAATTCGTCATCGTATGCAACGCCAAAGCATGTTTAATTATTCGCAAGAGTTTTTGAATATGGGGTATAAAGAATTAAATATTCCTGCAAATCCAGATGCAACACATAAACTAGATAAAAACTCTTTTCATATCTGGCCACGTGGAGAATATATGCTTATTGCATTGCCTAACTTAGATGGTAGCTTTACATGTACATTGTTTATGCCTTTTGAGGGAGAAAATTCTTTTGCATCGTTAACGGATAGAAAACAAGTAGAAGACTTTTTTGAAAAAAACTTCCCAGATTCTATAGAGGTAATACCAAAATTAGCTGAAGATTTCTTTAATAACCCAACAAGTACATTGGTGACAATGAAATGTTTTCCTTGGACTTACAACGATAAAATCGCCTTAATAGGTGATGCATGTCATGCTATTGTACCTTTTTATGGACAGGGAATGAATGCTGGTTTTGAAGATATAACAGTTCTATATGAAATGATGCTTAAATATGGAGACGATTGGAAGACAGTTTTCTCTGAATATGAAATTTCACGTAAGCCAAATGCAGATGCAATAGCAGAGCTTTCCTATCGAAATTTTATGGAAATGAGCACTAAAACTGCCGATGAAAAATTCTTGTTGCAAAAGAAGATAGAAAAAGCTTTTTCGGATAAGCACCCAGATAAATGGATTCCACTTTATAGCCGTGTTACTTTTAGTGAACGTCCTTATGCTGAAGCATTGGCAATTGGAGATTTCCAAAATACAATTATGGAAGAAGTTTTAAGAACCGATAATATCGAAAATATCTGGAACACACCCGAAATCGAAAATAAGATTCTGGAGTTGTTGCAAAAATAA
- a CDS encoding glycine zipper family protein: protein MKTLYLILFSFAIISCQNQGKIDIQKAKQASIDSMKVEINKQKVIDSMKTEMAKVQEEKEKAQIEAVPQKVVVVNQQAPAVAAAPKKKGWSSTAKGAVIGAGVGAVTGAIISKKKGEGAIIGGLAGAGVGAGTGAIIDGKKKKE, encoded by the coding sequence ATGAAAACATTATATTTAATACTATTCTCTTTTGCGATTATCTCGTGTCAGAATCAAGGGAAGATAGATATTCAGAAAGCTAAACAAGCGAGTATTGACTCTATGAAAGTTGAAATTAATAAGCAAAAAGTTATTGATTCAATGAAAACAGAGATGGCAAAAGTTCAGGAAGAGAAGGAGAAAGCTCAGATAGAAGCAGTACCACAAAAGGTAGTAGTGGTTAATCAACAAGCACCAGCTGTTGCTGCCGCGCCAAAGAAAAAAGGATGGAGTTCGACTGCAAAAGGAGCTGTAATTGGAGCTGGAGTAGGAGCTGTTACTGGAGCAATTATCAGTAAGAAAAAAGGGGAAGGTGCAATAATAGGAGGATTAGCAGGTGCAGGAGTTGGAGCAGGAACTGGAGCAATTATAGATGGGAAAAAGAAAAAAGAATAG